A stretch of Geobacter sp. DNA encodes these proteins:
- the fabF gene encoding beta-ketoacyl-ACP synthase II — protein MRRVVVTGVGVVSPLGTGNDANWAALTAGRSGIASITRFDASEFPVKIAGEVKDFNPEDFIDKKEVKKMDLFIQYSLAAAQFAMADSGLLIDESNAERVGVLVGAGLGGLPTIERYHSAMLEGGYKKISPFFIPMLIINLAPGHISMKYGAKGPNVSSVSACATGTHSIGDAYHMIKRGDADAMIAGGTESTVTPLGIGGFAVMKALSTRNDDPTAASRPFEKNRDGFIMGEGAGIVVLEEYEAAKKRGAKIYGEVVGYGLTGDAYHLTAPAPGGEGAARCMKMALAGAGINPEQVDYINAHGTSTPMNDLYETMAIKTTFGEHAHKVMVSSTKSMTGHLLGAAGGIEAVFTLLAMDKGVIPPTINYQEPDPECDLDYVPNTARSATIEYAMSNNFGFGGTNASLLFRKI, from the coding sequence ATGAGAAGAGTTGTGGTGACGGGAGTCGGCGTTGTCTCCCCGCTGGGGACTGGTAACGACGCTAACTGGGCCGCCCTGACCGCGGGCCGTTCGGGAATTGCCTCCATAACCAGATTTGACGCTTCGGAGTTTCCGGTGAAGATTGCCGGAGAGGTGAAGGACTTCAATCCGGAAGATTTTATCGACAAGAAAGAGGTCAAGAAGATGGACCTCTTTATCCAGTATTCCTTGGCTGCGGCACAGTTCGCCATGGCTGACTCCGGCCTGCTGATTGACGAAAGCAATGCCGAGCGGGTTGGGGTATTGGTCGGAGCGGGACTTGGCGGTCTGCCGACTATTGAAAGATATCATAGCGCCATGCTGGAGGGTGGATACAAGAAGATTTCCCCCTTCTTCATTCCGATGCTGATCATCAACTTGGCTCCCGGTCACATCTCCATGAAATACGGCGCCAAGGGGCCCAATGTGTCGTCGGTTTCGGCCTGCGCCACTGGTACCCACTCCATTGGCGATGCCTATCACATGATCAAGCGTGGCGATGCCGACGCCATGATCGCCGGCGGAACTGAGTCAACGGTTACCCCGCTGGGCATAGGCGGTTTTGCCGTGATGAAGGCCCTTTCCACCAGGAATGACGACCCTACTGCCGCTTCCCGCCCCTTTGAAAAGAATCGCGACGGTTTTATCATGGGTGAGGGGGCCGGTATCGTCGTGCTTGAAGAGTACGAGGCTGCCAAGAAGCGCGGTGCCAAGATATATGGCGAAGTGGTCGGTTATGGTCTCACCGGAGATGCCTATCATCTGACTGCTCCTGCTCCGGGTGGCGAAGGCGCGGCCCGCTGCATGAAAATGGCTCTTGCCGGGGCCGGCATAAACCCTGAGCAGGTTGATTATATCAACGCCCATGGGACGTCGACCCCGATGAACGACCTCTACGAAACCATGGCCATCAAGACGACCTTCGGCGAACACGCCCACAAAGTGATGGTCTCCTCGACCAAGTCCATGACCGGCCATCTGCTCGGTGCCGCCGGCGGCATCGAGGCGGTCTTTACCCTGCTGGCCATGGATAAGGGCGTTATTCCCCCGACCATCAATTACCAGGAGCCGGATCCAGAGTGCGATCTCGACTATGTCCCCAATACTGCACGTTCCGCCACGATAGAGTATGCCATGAGCAACAACTTCGGCTTTGGCGGAACCAACGCGTCGCTTCTCTTCAGGAAGATATAG
- the fabH gene encoding beta-ketoacyl-ACP synthase III, translated as MRAKILGTGSAVPDTVLTNCDLERRVDTSDEWITSRTGIKERHIAADGEFTSTFATRAAIRALEMAGVTAEEIDLIIVATVTPDFPFPATACLVQNNLKASRAAAFDVSAACSGFLYGISITEKMIATGSIRKGLVIGAEVLSRIVDWSDRNTCCLFGDGAGAVVIGSGDDGAGILSTHIHSDGSYWELLHQPACGNRSPASQRVVDERLAHIRMQGNDVFKLAVRAMDDVAHEALNANGLTLADLDLLIPHQANRRIIDAIGKRLGLPEEKVFVNVHKYGNTSAASIPIALDEANRTGALQPGNLVLFDAFGGGLTWGAVLVRW; from the coding sequence ATACGGGCAAAGATCCTCGGTACCGGCTCGGCAGTTCCCGACACGGTCCTGACAAATTGTGACCTTGAACGTCGTGTAGACACTTCCGATGAATGGATTACCAGCCGCACCGGCATCAAGGAGCGGCATATAGCTGCTGACGGCGAGTTCACCTCGACGTTTGCCACCAGGGCGGCGATACGTGCTCTCGAAATGGCCGGGGTGACTGCCGAAGAGATCGACCTGATCATCGTTGCCACCGTAACCCCTGATTTTCCCTTTCCTGCCACTGCCTGCCTGGTGCAGAATAACCTCAAAGCTTCCCGTGCTGCTGCCTTCGATGTTTCCGCCGCCTGCTCCGGCTTTCTCTACGGGATCTCCATCACAGAAAAGATGATCGCCACCGGTTCCATTCGCAAGGGTCTGGTGATCGGCGCCGAGGTCCTTTCCCGGATCGTCGACTGGTCAGACCGGAACACCTGCTGCCTGTTCGGTGACGGTGCCGGTGCCGTCGTGATTGGCTCGGGAGACGATGGGGCGGGAATCCTCTCGACGCACATCCATAGTGACGGCAGCTATTGGGAGCTTCTCCATCAGCCGGCCTGCGGCAATCGGTCGCCGGCAAGCCAAAGGGTTGTCGATGAACGTCTCGCCCATATCAGAATGCAGGGGAACGACGTCTTCAAGCTCGCGGTGCGGGCTATGGATGATGTCGCGCATGAGGCGCTGAACGCCAATGGCCTCACGCTCGCCGACCTGGACCTGCTGATACCGCATCAGGCCAACCGGCGGATCATCGATGCCATCGGCAAACGTCTGGGACTCCCCGAAGAGAAGGTCTTCGTCAATGTCCATAAATACGGGAATACCTCTGCGGCATCCATCCCAATCGCCCTTGACGAAGCCAACCGGACAGGCGCGCTGCAGCCAGGGAACCTTGTTCTCTTCGATGCCTTCGGGGGAGGTCTTACCTGGGGAGCCGTGCTGGTACGCTGGTAG
- the yacG gene encoding DNA gyrase inhibitor YacG, whose translation MPLRELTCPVCKKPSLWEGNPARPFCSDRCKMIDLGAWAAEEYRIPGKPAPDPQEERSSHREEQ comes from the coding sequence ATGCCGCTGCGAGAGCTTACCTGCCCCGTATGCAAGAAACCTTCGCTCTGGGAAGGGAATCCTGCACGACCATTCTGCAGCGATCGTTGCAAGATGATCGATCTGGGGGCATGGGCGGCTGAGGAGTATCGCATCCCTGGGAAACCGGCGCCTGATCCGCAAGAAGAACGTTCGAGCCACCGAGAGGAGCAGTGA
- the fabD gene encoding ACP S-malonyltransferase, whose translation MGKKAFIFPGQGSQYAGMGKELADSFPVAREVFREADDALGFKLSELCFNGPEESLKLTTNTQPAILATSVAALRVVQSEKGLVPDFLAGHSLGEYSALVAAGALQFADAVRTVRARGAYMQEAVPVGTGAMAAILGVEPQILAEICTEAAQGEVVSPANYNSPGQVVIAGHASAVNRAIEIAKGRGFRKAMLLPVSAPFHCSLMVPAGERLAETLADISVGALARPVVTNVEAEPNQDSTRVKELLVRQVSAPVRWEDSVRTMVVLGVTEFVEIGPGKVLSGLVKRITKEVSTVNVEDGATLQAL comes from the coding sequence ATGGGCAAGAAGGCTTTCATTTTCCCCGGACAGGGGTCACAATATGCCGGCATGGGCAAAGAGCTGGCGGATTCCTTTCCGGTTGCCAGGGAGGTGTTTCGCGAAGCCGATGATGCCTTGGGCTTCAAACTCTCCGAACTCTGTTTTAACGGACCCGAGGAATCCCTGAAGTTGACTACCAACACCCAGCCCGCTATCCTCGCCACAAGCGTGGCGGCGCTACGGGTTGTACAGTCTGAAAAGGGTCTGGTCCCGGATTTCCTGGCAGGGCATTCCCTGGGCGAATACTCGGCCCTGGTGGCAGCCGGTGCGCTGCAATTTGCCGATGCAGTCCGCACGGTGCGCGCTCGTGGTGCATACATGCAGGAGGCCGTCCCCGTAGGTACCGGTGCCATGGCAGCGATTCTTGGTGTCGAGCCGCAGATTCTCGCCGAGATCTGCACCGAAGCTGCACAGGGAGAGGTTGTCTCGCCTGCCAACTATAATTCGCCCGGACAGGTGGTTATTGCCGGCCACGCATCAGCGGTCAATCGTGCCATCGAGATCGCAAAGGGGAGAGGCTTTCGCAAGGCAATGCTGTTGCCGGTAAGCGCACCTTTTCATTGTTCCCTCATGGTCCCTGCCGGCGAACGGCTTGCCGAGACGCTCGCCGATATCAGCGTTGGTGCACTGGCCCGGCCGGTGGTCACCAACGTGGAAGCCGAGCCGAACCAGGACAGCACCCGGGTCAAAGAGCTGCTGGTGCGGCAGGTGAGCGCTCCGGTCCGCTGGGAGGATTCGGTGCGTACGATGGTGGTACTGGGGGTGACGGAGTTTGTGGAGATAGGCCCCGGCAAGGTTCTTTCCGGCCTGGTCAAGCGTATCACCAAAGAGGTTTCAACGGTTAACGTGGAAGATGGAGCAACGCTGCAGGCTCTGTAA
- a CDS encoding threonylcarbamoyl-AMP synthase: MMIAINADNPQPRLVARVKETLERGGVIAYPTDTTYGIGCSIFNKKGIERVYQLKQREKRKPFSFICSELADVARYAKVSNYAFKIMKRYLPGAYTFVLDASSVVPDLLLTRQKTVGIRIPENRICISIVRELGHPIITTSANRSGEEPIGDPSQIEAELGKQLDLIVDGGVLPADVSSIVSLIGDRPEVLRAGVGDISWCS, translated from the coding sequence ATGATGATAGCCATCAATGCCGATAATCCCCAGCCTCGTCTTGTTGCACGGGTCAAGGAAACCCTGGAGCGGGGTGGGGTCATTGCCTATCCTACTGATACGACCTATGGGATTGGCTGCAGCATCTTCAACAAGAAGGGGATCGAGAGGGTTTACCAATTGAAGCAGCGGGAAAAGCGGAAGCCGTTCTCGTTCATTTGTTCCGAGCTGGCTGACGTGGCACGCTACGCCAAGGTGAGCAACTATGCCTTCAAGATCATGAAGCGTTATCTGCCTGGGGCGTATACCTTTGTCCTCGATGCGAGCAGCGTTGTCCCCGACCTGCTCCTGACCCGCCAGAAGACCGTCGGCATCCGTATTCCTGAAAATCGGATATGTATTTCCATTGTCAGGGAACTGGGACATCCTATCATTACCACCAGCGCCAATCGTTCCGGTGAGGAGCCGATTGGCGACCCGAGCCAGATTGAGGCGGAACTGGGAAAACAGTTGGATCTGATCGTGGACGGCGGCGTATTACCTGCCGATGTCAGTTCCATCGTGAGTCTCATCGGCGATCGCCCCGAAGTCTTGCGCGCCGGCGTGGGCGATATCAGCTGGTGTTCGTAA
- the plsX gene encoding phosphate acyltransferase PlsX, which translates to MRVAVDAMGGDNAPGVEVEGAVCAAREFGIAVTLVGDTDRIRQELNKYDIRGLDLAIHHASEVVGMHDSPSDAIRKKKDSSIRVAFELVKSGGAEAVVSAGNSGATMAAGMFVLKRLKGIERPAIAQIFPTLHGRTLVLDVGGNVDCKSNHLVHFAIMGGVYARCIMDVDAPRIGLLSNGEEESKGNELTRETNVILKQAPLNYVGYVEGRDIFSGVVDVVVCDGFVGNVVLKLSEGLAEAVGKMLKEEILKSFLPKVGFLLARPAFQNFMKKVDYAEYGGAPLLGIDGVGMICHGGSNTKAIKNAIRFAHEYAQRGVNQQMADKLQESFALSLQQFETLKDAAAN; encoded by the coding sequence ATGAGAGTTGCAGTAGATGCAATGGGGGGAGACAACGCTCCGGGCGTTGAGGTGGAAGGAGCGGTCTGCGCTGCTCGCGAGTTCGGTATTGCCGTCACGCTGGTGGGGGATACCGATCGTATTCGCCAGGAACTGAACAAATACGACATTCGCGGTCTGGACCTTGCCATTCACCATGCCAGCGAGGTCGTGGGCATGCACGATTCCCCCTCTGATGCCATCCGGAAGAAGAAGGATTCATCCATCAGGGTGGCGTTCGAACTGGTCAAAAGCGGGGGGGCAGAGGCGGTGGTCAGTGCCGGAAACTCCGGTGCAACCATGGCAGCCGGCATGTTCGTCCTCAAGCGACTCAAGGGTATCGAGCGACCGGCGATTGCCCAGATCTTCCCAACCCTGCACGGCAGAACCCTTGTGCTCGATGTCGGCGGCAATGTGGATTGTAAATCGAATCATCTTGTCCATTTTGCCATCATGGGTGGCGTTTACGCCCGCTGTATCATGGATGTGGATGCTCCGCGGATCGGGCTGTTGTCCAATGGCGAAGAAGAGAGCAAGGGGAATGAGCTGACCCGCGAGACCAATGTCATTCTCAAGCAGGCACCCCTCAATTACGTTGGCTACGTCGAGGGGCGCGACATCTTCAGCGGTGTCGTGGATGTGGTTGTATGTGACGGTTTTGTCGGCAATGTGGTGCTGAAGCTTTCCGAAGGGCTGGCAGAAGCAGTGGGGAAAATGCTCAAGGAGGAGATTCTCAAGAGCTTCCTCCCCAAGGTAGGATTTCTGCTTGCACGCCCCGCTTTCCAGAATTTCATGAAAAAGGTCGACTATGCCGAATACGGCGGTGCCCCTCTGCTGGGTATCGATGGTGTCGGCATGATCTGTCATGGCGGCTCGAATACCAAGGCAATCAAGAATGCCATTCGCTTTGCTCACGAATACGCCCAGCGCGGTGTGAACCAGCAGATGGCCGATAAGCTGCAGGAGAGTTTTGCTCTCTCGCTCCAGCAGTTTGAGACGCTGAAAGACGCTGCCGCCAACTAG
- the gltX gene encoding glutamate--tRNA ligase, with protein sequence MSPVRLRFAPSPTGYLHIGGARTALFNWLLAKKLKGTFILRIEDTDVARSTQESVDAILQAMEWLGLDWDEGPFYQSERFPVYAECVQQLLAEGKAYRCYCTAEELEAKRERALAEGRKPKYDGTCRSLTGEAAGKPYVVRFKAPDSGTTAFDDLIKGRISFDNAELDDLIIQRTDGTPTYNFVVVVDDASMNVSMVIRGDDHINNTPRQILLYEALGHPVPQFAHVPMILGADKTRLSKRHGATSVMAYRDMGFLPEAMVNYLVRLGWSHGDDEIFSREELIEKFTIESVGRSAGVFNPDKLLWLNAHYIKTGDPARLAQLLIPFLEQRGVSLASGPELVSVVRSLQERARTMIEMADGALFYYIPPVDYDLVALRKFGTDHLVAVCGAVLDKLGGSAAQSAAEFDLLFKEVCTEQGWKMPQVGQPVRIALSGGTHAPGIGEIIQVLGVQETCRRIEQIRTFLQAHPLD encoded by the coding sequence ATGTCCCCAGTCCGTCTTCGTTTTGCACCCAGCCCCACGGGCTATCTCCATATCGGTGGTGCCCGTACCGCACTCTTTAACTGGCTGCTGGCCAAAAAGCTGAAGGGCACCTTTATCCTGCGTATCGAGGATACCGACGTTGCCCGGTCTACCCAGGAATCGGTGGACGCGATCCTCCAGGCTATGGAGTGGCTGGGGCTCGATTGGGACGAGGGGCCGTTCTACCAGTCGGAACGTTTCCCTGTTTACGCGGAGTGTGTGCAGCAGCTTCTTGCCGAAGGAAAGGCCTATCGTTGCTATTGCACTGCCGAGGAACTGGAGGCCAAACGGGAGCGGGCACTGGCAGAGGGTCGTAAGCCGAAGTATGACGGCACCTGTCGCAGTCTGACCGGAGAAGCGGCCGGAAAACCGTACGTGGTAAGATTCAAGGCGCCCGACAGCGGAACAACTGCCTTCGACGACCTGATCAAGGGGCGGATATCCTTTGACAATGCCGAACTGGACGACCTTATCATCCAGCGCACGGACGGGACGCCGACCTACAACTTCGTGGTCGTGGTCGATGATGCCTCCATGAACGTTTCCATGGTCATCCGCGGCGACGACCACATCAACAATACCCCGCGCCAGATACTGCTCTATGAAGCCCTTGGTCACCCGGTGCCGCAGTTTGCCCATGTGCCGATGATCCTCGGCGCGGACAAGACGCGCCTCTCAAAGCGTCATGGTGCCACCAGCGTCATGGCATATCGCGACATGGGATTCCTGCCGGAGGCCATGGTCAACTACTTGGTCCGGCTCGGCTGGAGTCATGGCGACGATGAGATCTTTTCGCGAGAAGAACTGATCGAAAAGTTCACTATCGAGTCGGTGGGGAGATCGGCCGGGGTCTTCAATCCCGACAAGCTCCTCTGGCTGAACGCCCACTATATCAAAACCGGCGACCCGGCCCGGCTAGCTCAACTGCTGATCCCGTTTCTCGAACAGCGCGGCGTCTCCCTGGCCAGTGGCCCTGAGCTTGTCTCCGTGGTCAGATCGCTGCAGGAGCGAGCCAGGACCATGATCGAGATGGCGGATGGGGCGCTCTTCTACTATATTCCACCTGTTGACTACGACCTCGTGGCATTGCGGAAATTCGGCACGGATCACCTGGTAGCGGTCTGTGGCGCCGTACTCGACAAGCTGGGGGGCTCGGCCGCTCAATCTGCAGCAGAATTCGATCTGCTGTTCAAAGAGGTCTGCACCGAGCAGGGATGGAAGATGCCGCAGGTTGGCCAGCCGGTGCGCATAGCCCTCTCCGGGGGGACCCATGCGCCGGGAATAGGTGAAATCATTCAGGTGCTCGGGGTTCAGGAGACCTGTCGACGCATTGAACAGATCCGTACATTTCTCCAGGCGCATCCCCTGGATTGA
- a CDS encoding aminotransferase class I/II-fold pyridoxal phosphate-dependent enzyme — MSILETFDPEVAQAIRLETERQEYNLELIASENFVSEAVLEAQGSVLTNKYAEGYPGKRYYGGCHQVDVVENLAIARAKELFGAEHANVQPHSGSQANMAVYFAACKPGDTILGMNLSHGGHLTHGSPVNFSGRLFNIVPYGVSPETQTIDYAEVERLAVENKPKMIVVGASAYPRIFDFAAFRAIADKVGAVIMVDMAHIAGLVAAGLHPNPVPYAEFVTTTTHKTLRGPRGGMILCREEFAKTLNSNIFPGIQGGPLMHVIAAKAVAFKEALLPEFKTYQQQIINNAQALAGGLKKRGFKLVSGGTDNHLMLIDFSGTDMTGKIAEEALDKAGITANKNTVPFETRSPFVTSGIRLGTPAATSHGLKETEMELVAEFISEALSNPADEAVLASIKLKVNALMKKFPLYAKRLA, encoded by the coding sequence ATGTCGATTCTCGAAACCTTTGATCCTGAAGTAGCGCAGGCCATCCGGTTGGAGACCGAGCGCCAGGAGTACAACCTTGAACTGATCGCGTCGGAGAACTTCGTTTCCGAAGCGGTGCTTGAAGCTCAGGGATCGGTGCTCACCAACAAATATGCCGAGGGGTATCCGGGCAAGCGGTATTATGGTGGCTGCCATCAGGTCGATGTGGTGGAGAATCTGGCAATAGCCCGGGCCAAGGAGCTGTTCGGGGCCGAGCATGCGAACGTCCAGCCCCACTCAGGGTCCCAGGCGAACATGGCGGTCTATTTCGCGGCATGCAAACCGGGAGATACCATCCTGGGGATGAATCTTTCCCACGGCGGGCACCTGACCCATGGCAGTCCGGTGAACTTTTCCGGCCGTCTCTTCAATATCGTCCCCTACGGAGTCTCTCCCGAAACCCAGACCATCGATTACGCGGAAGTTGAGCGCCTGGCCGTGGAGAACAAGCCAAAGATGATCGTCGTTGGCGCTAGCGCCTATCCTCGCATTTTCGACTTCGCCGCTTTTCGTGCCATTGCCGATAAGGTTGGAGCGGTCATCATGGTAGACATGGCTCATATTGCCGGTCTGGTTGCGGCGGGTCTCCACCCGAACCCGGTTCCCTATGCCGAATTCGTGACCACCACGACCCACAAGACCCTGCGTGGTCCTCGCGGCGGTATGATCCTCTGCCGGGAAGAATTTGCCAAGACCCTCAACTCCAACATCTTCCCCGGCATCCAGGGTGGGCCGCTGATGCATGTTATCGCTGCCAAGGCGGTTGCCTTCAAGGAGGCGCTGCTCCCTGAGTTCAAGACTTACCAGCAGCAAATCATCAATAATGCCCAGGCCCTTGCCGGCGGGCTGAAAAAGCGCGGGTTCAAGCTGGTGTCCGGTGGAACTGACAACCATCTGATGTTGATCGATTTCAGCGGCACCGACATGACCGGGAAGATCGCCGAAGAGGCTCTCGACAAGGCGGGCATCACGGCCAACAAGAATACCGTTCCCTTTGAGACCCGTTCACCCTTTGTGACCTCCGGGATCAGGCTCGGGACGCCTGCTGCTACCAGCCACGGCCTGAAAGAGACCGAAATGGAGCTGGTGGCCGAATTCATCAGCGAGGCCCTGAGCAATCCTGCTGATGAGGCAGTGCTTGCTTCCATCAAGTTGAAGGTGAATGCCCTCATGAAGAAGTTTCCGCTCTATGCCAAGCGACTCGCCTGA
- the fabG gene encoding 3-oxoacyl-[acyl-carrier-protein] reductase: protein MPKGKVAVITGASRGIGRSIALALAAEGAKIVAVDVDQAATEAMVAEVQQLGVEAIAVVGNVTVAADTEKMIDAAVAAFGRVDILVNNAGITRDGLLLRMKEDDWDAVLNVNLKGAFLCTRAAAKVMTKQRFGRIINIASVVGQMGNVGQANYCASKAGLMGLTKSNARELAKRNITVNAVAPGFIATAMTDALPEKVRDELTAQIPLERLGTPEDIANAVVFLAAERSGYVTGQVLAVNGGMYM, encoded by the coding sequence ATGCCCAAAGGAAAAGTAGCTGTTATTACCGGTGCATCGCGCGGGATCGGTCGAAGCATTGCCCTGGCCCTGGCAGCGGAAGGGGCAAAAATCGTTGCGGTCGACGTTGACCAGGCAGCAACAGAGGCAATGGTTGCTGAGGTCCAGCAACTGGGCGTGGAAGCGATCGCCGTCGTCGGAAACGTAACGGTTGCCGCGGATACGGAAAAGATGATAGATGCCGCAGTAGCAGCCTTCGGCAGGGTGGATATCCTGGTGAATAACGCCGGCATTACCAGGGATGGCCTTCTGCTCAGGATGAAAGAGGATGACTGGGATGCAGTCCTGAACGTCAACCTCAAAGGGGCATTCCTCTGCACCCGTGCCGCAGCTAAGGTGATGACCAAGCAGCGTTTCGGCAGGATCATCAACATTGCCTCGGTAGTCGGGCAGATGGGGAACGTCGGTCAGGCCAATTATTGTGCCAGCAAGGCCGGGCTGATGGGGCTCACCAAGTCCAACGCACGCGAGCTGGCGAAGCGGAACATCACGGTAAACGCTGTGGCTCCCGGTTTCATTGCCACAGCAATGACGGATGCCCTGCCAGAAAAGGTCCGGGACGAACTGACTGCGCAGATACCTCTGGAGCGGCTCGGCACACCAGAGGATATTGCGAATGCCGTAGTATTCCTTGCTGCCGAACGTTCCGGGTATGTCACCGGGCAGGTGCTGGCAGTTAACGGCGGCATGTACATGTAA
- the acpP gene encoding acyl carrier protein, with protein MSTIEKRVKEIVAEQLGVDESQVTNEASFMDDLGADSLDTVELVMALEEEFDIEISDENAEKIQTVQDAVDYITEHT; from the coding sequence ATGTCAACAATAGAAAAACGAGTCAAGGAAATAGTCGCTGAACAGCTTGGGGTTGACGAGTCCCAGGTCACCAACGAGGCATCGTTCATGGACGATCTCGGCGCCGATTCCCTTGATACCGTGGAACTGGTCATGGCCCTTGAAGAAGAATTCGATATCGAAATCTCCGACGAGAATGCCGAAAAGATCCAGACGGTTCAGGATGCCGTTGACTATATCACCGAGCACACCTAA
- the rpiB gene encoding ribose 5-phosphate isomerase B: MILLGSDHGGYQLKAAIIEFLAQRGISFEDCGTDNGNSVDYPDFGIRVARRISEGTAEKGILICGTGIGMSIVANKFPGVRAALATDNFMAQMAKEHNNANILVLGGRVLDPHKACGMVAAWLDATFEGGRHQGRLDKITHLEQELRCR; encoded by the coding sequence ATGATCCTTCTCGGTAGCGACCATGGCGGCTATCAACTCAAGGCCGCGATCATCGAATTCCTGGCACAGCGTGGCATTTCCTTCGAGGACTGTGGCACTGACAACGGCAACTCCGTGGATTATCCCGATTTCGGGATCAGGGTCGCCCGGAGGATTTCCGAAGGCACGGCTGAAAAGGGTATCCTGATCTGCGGCACCGGGATCGGCATGTCCATTGTTGCCAACAAGTTCCCTGGCGTTCGGGCCGCTCTCGCCACGGATAATTTCATGGCGCAGATGGCAAAAGAGCACAACAATGCCAATATCCTGGTTCTGGGGGGACGGGTGCTCGACCCCCACAAGGCGTGCGGCATGGTTGCGGCCTGGCTTGACGCCACCTTCGAGGGTGGACGTCACCAGGGGCGACTGGACAAGATTACTCACCTGGAACAGGAACTCCGCTGCCGCTGA
- the rpmF gene encoding 50S ribosomal protein L32: MAVPKKKTSKSRKNMRRAHDFLTAPAAAVCPQCKAPKMPHRACPSCGTYKGKEVLKSEDL, from the coding sequence ATGGCAGTACCCAAGAAAAAGACATCCAAATCGCGTAAAAACATGAGAAGGGCGCACGACTTTCTGACCGCACCCGCTGCCGCAGTCTGTCCGCAGTGCAAAGCACCCAAGATGCCCCATCGTGCGTGCCCCTCCTGCGGCACCTACAAGGGGAAAGAAGTACTTAAGTCCGAAGACCTTTAA
- a CDS encoding DUF177 domain-containing protein: MILRVNDITDTVKRLSANEQPADYPILAALQEEGICEFLSPLAQEFSVVREYDHIRVEGAISAKVTMVCARCLTPYSLDLRSSFTIFYSKATADLPQDEEVELSEKELISATYSGDEIDLAPEVAEHVIIELPLKPLCTDTCRGLCSICGIDLNNSSCDCTEQKGSLAFSVLKNLKLDR, translated from the coding sequence GTGATCTTGAGGGTCAACGATATCACCGATACGGTGAAACGGCTGTCGGCCAACGAACAGCCGGCAGACTACCCAATTCTGGCAGCACTGCAGGAAGAGGGCATCTGCGAGTTCCTCTCCCCGTTGGCGCAGGAGTTCAGCGTTGTCAGGGAGTACGACCACATCAGGGTCGAGGGTGCGATAAGCGCGAAGGTTACGATGGTCTGTGCCCGCTGCTTGACCCCGTACTCCCTGGATCTGCGGTCGAGCTTTACCATCTTCTACTCCAAGGCAACTGCCGACCTGCCTCAGGACGAGGAGGTGGAGTTGTCCGAGAAGGAACTGATTTCGGCCACGTATTCAGGGGATGAGATCGACTTGGCCCCGGAAGTCGCCGAGCATGTGATCATTGAGCTTCCCCTCAAGCCGCTCTGCACTGACACCTGCCGGGGTCTCTGCAGTATCTGCGGCATCGATCTCAATAACAGCAGCTGTGACTGCACCGAACAGAAGGGGAGCTTGGCATTCAGTGTGTTGAAGAACCTCAAACTGGATAGATAA